Proteins encoded in a region of the Bombyx mori chromosome 21, ASM3026992v2 genome:
- the LOC101746755 gene encoding probable ribosome biogenesis protein RLP24, producing the protein MRIETCYFCSSRVYPGHGIQFVRNDCKIFRFCRSKCHAAFKKKKNPRKTKWTKAYRKTAGKELSIDPSFEFEKRRNVPLKYNRELWTKTIEAMKKVEEIRQRRSNNYIMQRLRQGREVEWQRDVREVQRDISLIKSPAAGLKQRQALEATEMEVEPETIEVVDAKGRKQIIEAPVMVPATGELIEEGGDIEL; encoded by the exons ATGCGTATAGAAACATGTTATTTCTGTTCATCCAGGGTTTATCCTGGACACGGAATCCAATTTGTCCGGAATGACTGCAAA ATTTTCAGATTCTGTCGTTCAAAATGCCACGCAGCgtttaaaaagaagaagaatcccCGTAAAACTAAATGGACTAAAGCTTACCGTAAGACTGCGGGTAAGGAATTGTCTATAGACCCATCCTTTGAGTTTGAAAAGAGACGAAATGTGCCCTTGAAATACAATCGCGAATTGTGGACTAAAACAATCGAAGCTATGAAGAAAGTGGAAGAGATCAGACAGAGAAGgagtaataattatattatgcaGCGATTGAGACAGGGCAGAGAGGTAGAGTGGCAAAGAGACGTGCGAGAAGTCCAGAGAGACATCTCTTTGATAAA GTCACCAGCGGCTGGTCTGAAACAGCGACAAGCTTTAGAAGCCACAGAAATGGAAGTGGAACCCGAGACAATAGAAGTTGTGGACGCTAAAGGCAGGAAACAGATTATTGAGGCTCCGGTCATGGTACCTGCAACAGGCGAGTTGATTGAAGAGGGTGGTGATATTGAATTGTAG